In the Ursus arctos isolate Adak ecotype North America unplaced genomic scaffold, UrsArc2.0 scaffold_19, whole genome shotgun sequence genome, one interval contains:
- the ZDHHC1 gene encoding palmitoyltransferase ZDHHC1 isoform X2 → MYKMNICNKPSNKTAPEKSVWTAPAQASRPSPELQGQRSRRNGWSWPPHPLQIVAWLLYLFFAVIGFGVLVPLLPHHWVPAGYAVSLADANVRDKSYAGPLPIFNRSQHAHVIEDLHCNLCDVDVSARSKHCSACNKCVCGFDHHCKWLNNCVGERNYRLFLHSVASALLGVLLLVLVATYVFVEFFVNPMRLRTNHHFEVLKNHTDVWFVFLPAAPVETQAPAILALAALLILLGLLSTALLGHLFCFHIYLMWHKLTTYEYIVQHRLPQEAKGAHRELESCPPKMRPIQEMEFYMRTFSHVRPEPPGQARPATVNANLSQFFATRGQVEPPPPSSPETRALPPRIRPQKKRKRRVYKVPTSGNLDPESPLPRLPGPRAPGRNSSSVLDSAGASPVHAAGPAGAYHSASAESMDEIPVAQTRLGSAALAASGGRGREPGLALQVRAPAVFVSPSSGEPGARGGPEADLA, encoded by the exons atgtacaag aTGAACATCTGCAACAAGCCCTCCAACAAGACAGCCCCTGAGAAGAGTGTGTGGACAGCGCCCGCACAGGCCAGCAGACCCTCCCCGGAGCTGCAGGGCCAGCGGTCCCGCCGGAACGGGTGGAGCTGGCCCCCTCACCCGCTCCAGATTGTGGCTTGGCTGCTGTACCTCTTCTTTGCTGTCATTGGCTTTGGGGTCCTTGTTCCCCTCCTGCCGCACCACTGGGTGCCCGCTGGCTATGCTGTATCCTTGG CAGATGCCAACGTGCGGGACAAGAGCTATGCAGGGCCCCTGCCCATCTTCAACCGCAGCCAGCACGCACATGTCATTGAAGATCTGCACTGCAACTTGTGCGACGTAgatgt GAGCGCTCGCTCCAAGCACTGCAGCGCCTGCAACAAGTGCGTGTGTGGTTTTGACCACCACTGCAAGTGGCTCAACAACTGCGTGGGCGAGAGGAACTACCG GCTCTTTCTACACAGTGTGGCATCTGCCTTACTGGGTGTCCTGCTCCTCGTGCTGGTGGCCACTTATGTCTTTGTGGAGTTCTTTGTCAACCCCATGCGGCTGCGCACCAATCACCACTTTGAAG TCCTGAAGAATCACACAGATGTGTGGTTTGTGTTCCTGCCCGCTGCCCCTGTGGAGACTCAGGCTCCTGCCATCCTGGCCCTGGCCGCCCTACTCATCCTTCTGGGCCTGCTTTCCACAGCCCTGCTGGGCCACCTGTTCTGCTTCCACATTTATCTCA TGTGGCACAAGCTCACCACCTATGAGTACATCGTGCAGCATCGCCTGCCACAGGAGGCAAAGGGGGCCCACAGGGAGCTCGAGTCATGTCCCCCCAAGATGCGGCCCATTCAG gagATGGAGTTCTACATGCGGACCTTCAGCCATGTGCGCCCAGAACCCCCTGGCCAGGCCAGGCCTGCCACAGTGAATGCCAA TCTTTCCCAGTTCTTTGCCACCCGAGGCCAAGTGGAacccccaccaccctcctccccagagaCTCGGGCTCTGCCTCCCCGGATCCGACCCCAG aaaaagagaaagcggCGTGTGTATAAGGTGCCAACCTCTGGGAACTTGGACCCTGAATCGCCGCTGCCCAGGCTGCCGG GGCCCCGGGCCCCAGGCCGCAACTCTAGCTCGGTGTTGGATTCTGCGGGCGCCAGCCCAGTGCACGCCGCTGGGCCTGCAGGAGCCTACCACTCCGCGTCAGCCGAGTCCATGGACGAGATTCCAGTGGCGCAGACGCGCCTGGGCAGCGCCGCTCTGGCCGCCTCTGGGGGTAGGGGCCGAGAGCCCGGGCTGGCGCTGCAGGTGCGTGCGCCCGCGGTTTTCGTGAGCCCGAGCAGCGGCGAGCCCGGGGCGCGGGGCGGCCCAGAGGCTGACCTGGCTTAG
- the ZDHHC1 gene encoding palmitoyltransferase ZDHHC1 isoform X4, which yields MYKMNICNKPSNKTAPEKSVWTAPAQASRPSPELQGQRSRRNGWSWPPHPLQIVAWLLYLFFAVIGFGVLVPLLPHHWVPAGYACMGAIFAGHLVVHLTAVSIDPADANVRDKSYAGPLPIFNRSQHAHVIEDLHCNLCDVDVSARSKHCSACNKCVCGFDHHCKWLNNCVGERNYRLFLHSVASALLGVLLLVLVATYVFVEFFVNPMRLRTNHHFEVLKNHTDVWFVFLPAAPVETQAPAILALAALLILLGLLSTALLGHLFCFHIYLIFPSSLPPEAKWNPHHPPPQRLGLCLPGSDPRKRESGVCIRCQPLGTWTLNRRCPGCRGPGPQAATLARCWILRAPAQCTPLGLQEPTTPRQPSPWTRFQWRRRAWAAPLWPPLGVGAESPGWRCRCVRPRFS from the exons atgtacaag aTGAACATCTGCAACAAGCCCTCCAACAAGACAGCCCCTGAGAAGAGTGTGTGGACAGCGCCCGCACAGGCCAGCAGACCCTCCCCGGAGCTGCAGGGCCAGCGGTCCCGCCGGAACGGGTGGAGCTGGCCCCCTCACCCGCTCCAGATTGTGGCTTGGCTGCTGTACCTCTTCTTTGCTGTCATTGGCTTTGGGGTCCTTGTTCCCCTCCTGCCGCACCACTGGGTGCCCGCTGGCTATGCT TGCATGGGCGCCATCTTTGCCGGCCACCTCGTGGTTCACCTGACCGCTGTCTCCATCGATCCAGCAGATGCCAACGTGCGGGACAAGAGCTATGCAGGGCCCCTGCCCATCTTCAACCGCAGCCAGCACGCACATGTCATTGAAGATCTGCACTGCAACTTGTGCGACGTAgatgt GAGCGCTCGCTCCAAGCACTGCAGCGCCTGCAACAAGTGCGTGTGTGGTTTTGACCACCACTGCAAGTGGCTCAACAACTGCGTGGGCGAGAGGAACTACCG GCTCTTTCTACACAGTGTGGCATCTGCCTTACTGGGTGTCCTGCTCCTCGTGCTGGTGGCCACTTATGTCTTTGTGGAGTTCTTTGTCAACCCCATGCGGCTGCGCACCAATCACCACTTTGAAG TCCTGAAGAATCACACAGATGTGTGGTTTGTGTTCCTGCCCGCTGCCCCTGTGGAGACTCAGGCTCCTGCCATCCTGGCCCTGGCCGCCCTACTCATCCTTCTGGGCCTGCTTTCCACAGCCCTGCTGGGCCACCTGTTCTGCTTCCACATTTATCTCA TCTTTCCCAGTTCTTTGCCACCCGAGGCCAAGTGGAacccccaccaccctcctccccagagaCTCGGGCTCTGCCTCCCCGGATCCGACCCCAG aaaaagagaaagcggCGTGTGTATAAGGTGCCAACCTCTGGGAACTTGGACCCTGAATCGCCGCTGCCCAGGCTGCCGG GGCCCCGGGCCCCAGGCCGCAACTCTAGCTCGGTGTTGGATTCTGCGGGCGCCAGCCCAGTGCACGCCGCTGGGCCTGCAGGAGCCTACCACTCCGCGTCAGCCGAGTCCATGGACGAGATTCCAGTGGCGCAGACGCGCCTGGGCAGCGCCGCTCTGGCCGCCTCTGGGGGTAGGGGCCGAGAGCCCGGGCTGGCGCTGCAGGTGCGTGCGCCCGCGGTTTTCGTGA
- the ZDHHC1 gene encoding palmitoyltransferase ZDHHC1 isoform X1: protein MYKMNICNKPSNKTAPEKSVWTAPAQASRPSPELQGQRSRRNGWSWPPHPLQIVAWLLYLFFAVIGFGVLVPLLPHHWVPAGYACMGAIFAGHLVVHLTAVSIDPADANVRDKSYAGPLPIFNRSQHAHVIEDLHCNLCDVDVSARSKHCSACNKCVCGFDHHCKWLNNCVGERNYRLFLHSVASALLGVLLLVLVATYVFVEFFVNPMRLRTNHHFEVLKNHTDVWFVFLPAAPVETQAPAILALAALLILLGLLSTALLGHLFCFHIYLMWHKLTTYEYIVQHRLPQEAKGAHRELESCPPKMRPIQEMEFYMRTFSHVRPEPPGQARPATVNANLSQFFATRGQVEPPPPSSPETRALPPRIRPQKKRKRRVYKVPTSGNLDPESPLPRLPGPRAPGRNSSSVLDSAGASPVHAAGPAGAYHSASAESMDEIPVAQTRLGSAALAASGGRGREPGLALQVRAPAVFVSPSSGEPGARGGPEADLA, encoded by the exons atgtacaag aTGAACATCTGCAACAAGCCCTCCAACAAGACAGCCCCTGAGAAGAGTGTGTGGACAGCGCCCGCACAGGCCAGCAGACCCTCCCCGGAGCTGCAGGGCCAGCGGTCCCGCCGGAACGGGTGGAGCTGGCCCCCTCACCCGCTCCAGATTGTGGCTTGGCTGCTGTACCTCTTCTTTGCTGTCATTGGCTTTGGGGTCCTTGTTCCCCTCCTGCCGCACCACTGGGTGCCCGCTGGCTATGCT TGCATGGGCGCCATCTTTGCCGGCCACCTCGTGGTTCACCTGACCGCTGTCTCCATCGATCCAGCAGATGCCAACGTGCGGGACAAGAGCTATGCAGGGCCCCTGCCCATCTTCAACCGCAGCCAGCACGCACATGTCATTGAAGATCTGCACTGCAACTTGTGCGACGTAgatgt GAGCGCTCGCTCCAAGCACTGCAGCGCCTGCAACAAGTGCGTGTGTGGTTTTGACCACCACTGCAAGTGGCTCAACAACTGCGTGGGCGAGAGGAACTACCG GCTCTTTCTACACAGTGTGGCATCTGCCTTACTGGGTGTCCTGCTCCTCGTGCTGGTGGCCACTTATGTCTTTGTGGAGTTCTTTGTCAACCCCATGCGGCTGCGCACCAATCACCACTTTGAAG TCCTGAAGAATCACACAGATGTGTGGTTTGTGTTCCTGCCCGCTGCCCCTGTGGAGACTCAGGCTCCTGCCATCCTGGCCCTGGCCGCCCTACTCATCCTTCTGGGCCTGCTTTCCACAGCCCTGCTGGGCCACCTGTTCTGCTTCCACATTTATCTCA TGTGGCACAAGCTCACCACCTATGAGTACATCGTGCAGCATCGCCTGCCACAGGAGGCAAAGGGGGCCCACAGGGAGCTCGAGTCATGTCCCCCCAAGATGCGGCCCATTCAG gagATGGAGTTCTACATGCGGACCTTCAGCCATGTGCGCCCAGAACCCCCTGGCCAGGCCAGGCCTGCCACAGTGAATGCCAA TCTTTCCCAGTTCTTTGCCACCCGAGGCCAAGTGGAacccccaccaccctcctccccagagaCTCGGGCTCTGCCTCCCCGGATCCGACCCCAG aaaaagagaaagcggCGTGTGTATAAGGTGCCAACCTCTGGGAACTTGGACCCTGAATCGCCGCTGCCCAGGCTGCCGG GGCCCCGGGCCCCAGGCCGCAACTCTAGCTCGGTGTTGGATTCTGCGGGCGCCAGCCCAGTGCACGCCGCTGGGCCTGCAGGAGCCTACCACTCCGCGTCAGCCGAGTCCATGGACGAGATTCCAGTGGCGCAGACGCGCCTGGGCAGCGCCGCTCTGGCCGCCTCTGGGGGTAGGGGCCGAGAGCCCGGGCTGGCGCTGCAGGTGCGTGCGCCCGCGGTTTTCGTGAGCCCGAGCAGCGGCGAGCCCGGGGCGCGGGGCGGCCCAGAGGCTGACCTGGCTTAG
- the ZDHHC1 gene encoding palmitoyltransferase ZDHHC1 isoform X3: MYKMNICNKPSNKTAPEKSVWTAPAQASRPSPELQGQRSRRNGWSWPPHPLQIVAWLLYLFFAVIGFGVLVPLLPHHWVPAGYAVSLDANVRDKSYAGPLPIFNRSQHAHVIEDLHCNLCDVDVSARSKHCSACNKCVCGFDHHCKWLNNCVGERNYRLFLHSVASALLGVLLLVLVATYVFVEFFVNPMRLRTNHHFEVLKNHTDVWFVFLPAAPVETQAPAILALAALLILLGLLSTALLGHLFCFHIYLMWHKLTTYEYIVQHRLPQEAKGAHRELESCPPKMRPIQEMEFYMRTFSHVRPEPPGQARPATVNANLSQFFATRGQVEPPPPSSPETRALPPRIRPQKKRKRRVYKVPTSGNLDPESPLPRLPGPRAPGRNSSSVLDSAGASPVHAAGPAGAYHSASAESMDEIPVAQTRLGSAALAASGGRGREPGLALQVRAPAVFVSPSSGEPGARGGPEADLA, encoded by the exons atgtacaag aTGAACATCTGCAACAAGCCCTCCAACAAGACAGCCCCTGAGAAGAGTGTGTGGACAGCGCCCGCACAGGCCAGCAGACCCTCCCCGGAGCTGCAGGGCCAGCGGTCCCGCCGGAACGGGTGGAGCTGGCCCCCTCACCCGCTCCAGATTGTGGCTTGGCTGCTGTACCTCTTCTTTGCTGTCATTGGCTTTGGGGTCCTTGTTCCCCTCCTGCCGCACCACTGGGTGCCCGCTGGCTATGCTGTATCCTTGG ATGCCAACGTGCGGGACAAGAGCTATGCAGGGCCCCTGCCCATCTTCAACCGCAGCCAGCACGCACATGTCATTGAAGATCTGCACTGCAACTTGTGCGACGTAgatgt GAGCGCTCGCTCCAAGCACTGCAGCGCCTGCAACAAGTGCGTGTGTGGTTTTGACCACCACTGCAAGTGGCTCAACAACTGCGTGGGCGAGAGGAACTACCG GCTCTTTCTACACAGTGTGGCATCTGCCTTACTGGGTGTCCTGCTCCTCGTGCTGGTGGCCACTTATGTCTTTGTGGAGTTCTTTGTCAACCCCATGCGGCTGCGCACCAATCACCACTTTGAAG TCCTGAAGAATCACACAGATGTGTGGTTTGTGTTCCTGCCCGCTGCCCCTGTGGAGACTCAGGCTCCTGCCATCCTGGCCCTGGCCGCCCTACTCATCCTTCTGGGCCTGCTTTCCACAGCCCTGCTGGGCCACCTGTTCTGCTTCCACATTTATCTCA TGTGGCACAAGCTCACCACCTATGAGTACATCGTGCAGCATCGCCTGCCACAGGAGGCAAAGGGGGCCCACAGGGAGCTCGAGTCATGTCCCCCCAAGATGCGGCCCATTCAG gagATGGAGTTCTACATGCGGACCTTCAGCCATGTGCGCCCAGAACCCCCTGGCCAGGCCAGGCCTGCCACAGTGAATGCCAA TCTTTCCCAGTTCTTTGCCACCCGAGGCCAAGTGGAacccccaccaccctcctccccagagaCTCGGGCTCTGCCTCCCCGGATCCGACCCCAG aaaaagagaaagcggCGTGTGTATAAGGTGCCAACCTCTGGGAACTTGGACCCTGAATCGCCGCTGCCCAGGCTGCCGG GGCCCCGGGCCCCAGGCCGCAACTCTAGCTCGGTGTTGGATTCTGCGGGCGCCAGCCCAGTGCACGCCGCTGGGCCTGCAGGAGCCTACCACTCCGCGTCAGCCGAGTCCATGGACGAGATTCCAGTGGCGCAGACGCGCCTGGGCAGCGCCGCTCTGGCCGCCTCTGGGGGTAGGGGCCGAGAGCCCGGGCTGGCGCTGCAGGTGCGTGCGCCCGCGGTTTTCGTGAGCCCGAGCAGCGGCGAGCCCGGGGCGCGGGGCGGCCCAGAGGCTGACCTGGCTTAG
- the TPPP3 gene encoding tubulin polymerization-promoting protein family member 3 gives MATSTDVAGLEESFRKFAIHGDPKASGQEMNGKNWAKLCKDCKVADGKAVTGTDVDIVFSKVKGKSARVINYEEFKKALEELAMKRFKGKSKEEAFDAICQLVAGKEPANVGVTKAKTGGAVERLTDTSKYTGSHKERFDESGKGKGIAGRQDILDDSGYVSAYKNAGTYDAKVKK, from the exons ATGGCAACGAGCACAGATGTGGCTGGGCTGGAGGAAAGCTTCCGCAAATTTGCCATCCATGGTGACCCCAAGGCCAGTGGGCAAGAGATGAATGGCAAGAACTGGGCCAAGCTGTGCAAGGACTGCAAGGTGGCTGATGGAAAGGCCGTGACAGGGACGGATGTCGACATCGTCTTCTCCAAAGTCAA GGGAAAGTCTGCTCGGGTTATCAACTATGAGGAGTTCAAGAAGGCCCTAGAAGAGCTGGCAATGAAGCGATTCAAAGGGAAGAGTAAGGAGGAAGCCTTTGATGCTATCTGTCAGCTGGTGGCAGGCAAGGAACCAGCCAATGTGGGCGTCACT AAAGCAAAGACAGGAGGTGCTGTTGAACGGCTGACCGACACCAGCAAGTACACAGGCTCCCACAAGGAGCGCTTCGATGAGAGCGGCAAGGGCAAGGGCATTGCTGGACGTCAGGACATCCTGGATGACAGCGGCTATGTGAGTGCCTATAAGAATGCAGGCACCTATGATGCCAAGGTGAAGAAGTAA